From a region of the Agromyces ramosus genome:
- a CDS encoding DNA alkylation repair protein, producing MHAPTDAPALITALEGMATAAERDKYTRYFAPDPDAPFIGVRMGAVFDLAKTALDLPAAELEQLLQQPTHEVRALACSIMGKSAARRTTTGERRTELYELYLRRHDRIDQWDLVDLAARDVVGAYLVARDRSPLARLAASGFWPERRTALVASFAFLRLGELDDAYRLADTLVDDPEPLVQKALGWVLRAAGDLDRPRLTAFVEEHAATMPRVALRAAIEHYEKPERARILAIR from the coding sequence ATGCACGCGCCGACGGATGCCCCGGCGCTCATCACTGCGCTCGAGGGCATGGCGACCGCGGCGGAGCGCGACAAGTACACGAGGTACTTCGCACCCGATCCGGATGCACCGTTCATCGGCGTGCGCATGGGCGCCGTGTTCGACCTGGCCAAGACCGCGCTGGACCTGCCTGCCGCGGAACTCGAGCAGCTCCTTCAGCAGCCGACCCACGAGGTACGGGCGCTCGCGTGCAGCATCATGGGCAAGTCGGCGGCGCGCCGCACGACGACGGGCGAACGCCGCACCGAGCTCTACGAGCTCTACCTCCGGCGTCACGACCGCATCGACCAGTGGGACCTCGTCGACCTCGCCGCCCGCGACGTCGTCGGCGCGTACCTCGTCGCGCGCGACCGCTCGCCGCTCGCGCGCCTCGCGGCATCCGGATTCTGGCCGGAACGGCGCACCGCGCTCGTCGCGAGCTTCGCCTTCCTGCGGCTCGGCGAGCTCGACGACGCGTATCGTCTCGCCGACACGCTCGTCGACGATCCCGAGCCGCTCGTGCAGAAGGCGCTCGGCTGGGTGCTGCGCGCGGCCGGCGACCTCGACCGCCCGCGACTCACCGCGTTCGTCGAGGAGCATGCGGCGACCATGCCCCGGGTGGCGCTGCGCGCCGCGATCGAGCACTACGAGAAGCCGGAGCGGGCCCGCATCCTCGCGATCCGGTGA
- a CDS encoding FmdB family zinc ribbon protein has product MPTYSYRCTECDNAFDIHQAFTDDALSVCDLCGGKLRKLFNTIGVTFNGTGFYRTDSRAADGGSGKSGSSSSGSSGSSDSGSSGSGSSGSGSSGSGSSTSAGGASSASVA; this is encoded by the coding sequence ATGCCCACGTATTCCTACCGTTGCACCGAGTGCGACAACGCCTTCGACATCCACCAGGCGTTCACCGACGACGCGCTGTCGGTCTGCGACCTGTGCGGCGGCAAGCTGCGCAAGCTCTTCAACACGATCGGGGTGACCTTCAACGGCACCGGGTTCTACCGCACCGACTCGCGGGCTGCCGACGGCGGTTCCGGCAAGTCCGGGTCCTCGTCCTCCGGCTCGTCGGGCTCGTCCGACTCGGGCTCGTCCGGCTCCGGCTCGTCGGGGTCGGGCTCCTCCGGCTCCGGCTCCTCGACTTCGGCCGGCGGCGCGTCCTCGGCTAGCGTGGCCTAG
- a CDS encoding MFS transporter, protein MSLPPATRSIPLTEQHRWRAYWVCVAVAALTILDLSKVNVGLPSIEDAFGAGSTELQLIVAGYVLTFGLTLVPAGRIGDQRSRKMLFVVGLSLFTLTSLVAALAPTVEVLLIARLLQGVAAGIQMPQVLGIIQELFHGAERGKAFGLFGATIGLATAFGPTLGGLMIAIGGPEDGWRGIFWMNVPLALAAIALAVWLLPETRHPSGKPLSLDPVGLGLFGVTVVSLMWPFLFTTGSPDDNPARWWVLVVFVLAFTAFIAWERRYAASGRHPLVPLALFGVGSYRNGTALASVYFAAMPSMFLLTTLYLQHGLGLEAVFAGMVGIGFALMSAVGSWVGGNLVNRIGRPLVVWGLVILLVGIGLLVLFAFVTPPEVTPWAMAGAMTIGGVGGGLIISPNQTLTLMDIPVKQGGLAGSVGQLGQRIGTAIGTAVTLSLFYSTIFRESASGEPDLAVYHDAYGFGMLAVAIFVAVAFAIGVADLAARRRERSALGGPELAEA, encoded by the coding sequence ATGTCACTGCCACCGGCCACTCGTTCGATCCCGCTCACCGAACAGCATCGCTGGCGCGCGTACTGGGTCTGCGTCGCCGTGGCCGCACTGACGATCCTCGACCTCTCCAAGGTCAATGTCGGGCTGCCCTCCATCGAAGACGCCTTCGGCGCGGGATCGACCGAGCTGCAGCTCATCGTCGCGGGGTACGTGCTCACGTTCGGGCTCACGCTCGTGCCCGCGGGGCGCATCGGCGACCAGCGGTCGCGCAAGATGCTCTTCGTCGTCGGCCTCAGCCTCTTCACCCTCACGAGCCTCGTGGCGGCGCTCGCACCGACCGTCGAGGTGCTGCTCATCGCGCGGCTGCTGCAGGGGGTGGCGGCGGGCATCCAGATGCCGCAGGTGCTCGGCATCATCCAGGAGCTCTTCCACGGTGCAGAGCGCGGCAAGGCGTTCGGGCTGTTCGGCGCCACCATCGGCCTCGCAACGGCGTTCGGGCCGACGCTCGGCGGCCTGATGATCGCGATCGGCGGGCCCGAAGACGGCTGGCGCGGAATCTTCTGGATGAACGTGCCGCTCGCGCTCGCCGCCATCGCGCTCGCCGTCTGGCTCCTGCCCGAGACGAGGCATCCGTCGGGTAAGCCGCTCTCGCTCGACCCCGTGGGCCTCGGGCTCTTCGGGGTGACCGTGGTGTCGCTGATGTGGCCGTTCCTGTTCACGACGGGTTCGCCCGACGACAACCCCGCGAGGTGGTGGGTCCTCGTCGTGTTCGTGCTCGCGTTCACCGCGTTCATCGCCTGGGAGCGGCGGTATGCGGCCTCGGGGCGGCATCCGCTCGTGCCGCTCGCGCTCTTCGGCGTGGGCTCCTACCGCAACGGCACCGCGCTCGCGAGCGTGTACTTCGCGGCGATGCCGTCGATGTTCCTGCTCACGACGCTGTACCTCCAGCACGGGCTCGGCCTCGAGGCGGTCTTCGCGGGCATGGTCGGCATCGGCTTCGCGCTCATGAGCGCCGTGGGCTCGTGGGTCGGCGGCAACCTCGTGAACCGCATCGGGCGGCCGCTCGTCGTGTGGGGACTCGTGATCCTCCTCGTCGGCATCGGCCTGCTCGTGCTCTTCGCCTTCGTGACCCCGCCCGAGGTGACGCCCTGGGCCATGGCGGGCGCGATGACGATCGGCGGCGTGGGCGGCGGCCTCATCATCTCGCCGAACCAGACGCTCACGCTCATGGACATCCCCGTGAAGCAGGGCGGCCTCGCTGGCTCCGTGGGGCAGCTCGGCCAGCGCATTGGCACGGCCATCGGCACCGCCGTGACGCTGTCACTGTTCTACTCGACGATCTTCCGGGAGTCGGCCTCGGGCGAGCCCGACCTGGCGGTGTACCACGACGCCTACGGGTTCGGCATGCTCGCGGTCGCGATCTTCGTCGCGGTCGCGTTCGCGATCGGCGTCGCCGACCTCGCCGCCCGCCGTCGCGAGCGGAGCGCGCTCGGCGGACCGGAGCTCGCGGAGGCGTGA
- a CDS encoding 5-formyltetrahydrofolate cyclo-ligase translates to MPDDPDVQKRVLRAELRERRQNMPAHEREHATEGFTARLEELIGSTGAESISCYLSMPTEPNTRPFVNWAEARGIRVLFPITREDGLLDWTVGEEELETLGLHGVPEAAGELLGPMAINDVDLIIVPAAAVDVTGMRLGWGRGYFDKTLGSMGKCPPVYAVVYDSEFVERVPREVHDQPVNGVVTPTRILAF, encoded by the coding sequence ATGCCCGACGATCCGGACGTCCAGAAGCGCGTGCTGCGCGCCGAGCTCCGCGAACGCCGCCAGAACATGCCGGCGCACGAACGCGAGCACGCGACCGAGGGCTTCACCGCGCGCCTCGAGGAACTCATCGGCTCCACCGGGGCGGAATCGATCTCGTGCTACCTCTCGATGCCGACCGAGCCGAACACGCGCCCCTTCGTGAACTGGGCCGAGGCCAGGGGCATCCGCGTCCTGTTCCCGATCACCCGTGAAGACGGGCTGCTCGACTGGACCGTCGGCGAAGAGGAACTCGAGACGCTCGGCCTGCACGGGGTGCCCGAAGCGGCCGGCGAGCTCCTCGGACCGATGGCGATCAACGACGTCGACCTCATCATCGTGCCGGCCGCCGCGGTCGACGTCACGGGCATGCGGCTCGGGTGGGGACGAGGCTATTTCGACAAGACCCTCGGTTCGATGGGAAAATGTCCTCCGGTGTACGCCGTCGTCTACGACAGCGAGTTCGTCGAGCGCGTCCCGCGTGAGGTGCACGACCAGCCGGTCAACGGAGTCGTGACGCCCACGCGCATTCTCGCGTTCTGA
- a CDS encoding UTP--glucose-1-phosphate uridylyltransferase, producing MTDRITKAVIPAAGLGTRFLPATKAMPKEMLPVVDKPAIQYVVEEAVHAGLTDVLMITGRNKNALENHFDRVAELEATLERKGDTAKLETVNESTDLADVHYVRQGDPLGLGHAVLRAKMHVGRAAFAVLLGDDIIDARDELLGRMLVEQGKRDASIIALLEVDPENMHLYGAAEVEVTDDPDVVRVTGLVEKPAPGTASSNYAVIGRYVLKPEVFDVLEHTEPGKGGEIQLTDALMEMAGDVEGTGGVYGVVFRGRRYDTGDKLDYIKAVIQLAADRDDLGPELRPWLVKYASGLDTV from the coding sequence ATGACTGATCGCATCACGAAGGCCGTCATCCCGGCCGCAGGCCTCGGCACACGGTTCCTCCCCGCCACCAAGGCCATGCCGAAAGAGATGCTCCCGGTCGTCGACAAGCCGGCCATCCAGTATGTCGTCGAAGAGGCCGTGCACGCGGGGCTCACCGACGTGCTCATGATCACGGGCCGCAACAAGAACGCCCTCGAGAACCACTTCGACCGGGTCGCCGAGCTCGAGGCGACGCTCGAGCGCAAGGGCGACACCGCGAAGCTCGAGACCGTCAACGAGTCGACCGATCTCGCCGACGTGCACTACGTGCGCCAGGGCGACCCGCTCGGGCTCGGCCATGCGGTGCTCCGTGCCAAGATGCACGTCGGTCGCGCGGCCTTCGCGGTGCTCCTCGGCGACGACATCATCGACGCCCGCGACGAACTGCTCGGCCGCATGCTCGTGGAGCAGGGCAAGCGGGATGCCTCGATCATCGCGCTCCTCGAGGTGGACCCCGAGAACATGCACCTGTACGGCGCGGCCGAGGTCGAAGTCACCGACGACCCCGACGTCGTGCGCGTCACGGGCCTCGTCGAGAAGCCCGCACCCGGCACCGCATCCTCGAACTATGCGGTGATCGGACGCTACGTGCTCAAGCCCGAGGTGTTCGACGTGCTCGAGCACACCGAGCCGGGCAAGGGCGGCGAGATCCAGCTCACCGACGCACTCATGGAGATGGCCGGCGACGTCGAGGGAACCGGCGGCGTCTACGGCGTGGTGTTCCGAGGACGACGGTACGACACGGGTGACAAGCTCGACTACATCAAGGCGGTCATCCAGCTCGCCGCCGATCGCGACGATCTCGGCCCCGAGCTGCGCCCGTGGCTGGTCAAGTACGCGTCGGGACTCGATACAGTCTGA
- the mscL gene encoding large conductance mechanosensitive channel protein MscL, with amino-acid sequence MLKGFRDFITRGNVIDLAVAVVIGAAFTAVVNAIVDGLINPLIGLVFNAQSLDEAMIVTVGEADFRFGAVLGAIITFLAVAVVVYFVFVFPMNTFREHQAAKAAAGVPTDEPLTEAELLTQIRDLLAEQGAASGRRRTDV; translated from the coding sequence ATGCTCAAGGGATTCCGGGACTTCATCACGCGCGGCAACGTGATCGACCTCGCGGTCGCGGTGGTCATCGGCGCCGCGTTCACCGCGGTCGTCAACGCGATCGTCGACGGGCTCATCAACCCGCTCATCGGCCTCGTCTTCAACGCGCAGAGCCTCGACGAGGCGATGATCGTGACGGTCGGCGAAGCGGACTTCAGGTTCGGCGCCGTGCTCGGCGCGATCATCACGTTCCTCGCGGTGGCCGTCGTCGTCTACTTCGTCTTCGTCTTCCCGATGAACACGTTCCGCGAGCACCAGGCTGCGAAGGCCGCCGCCGGCGTGCCGACCGACGAGCCGCTGACCGAGGCCGAGCTCCTCACCCAGATCCGCGACCTGCTCGCCGAGCAGGGCGCGGCCTCGGGACGCCGGCGCACCGACGTCTAG
- a CDS encoding PfkB family carbohydrate kinase, translating to MPDVMIFAPSPLLTVTLEGDPSGTDLHLHAGGQGVWQARMLRTLGCSVSICSVLTGESGRVVQHLLEDDGITVHAVIREGRGAAYVHDRRTGERAPIVELEGDPLSRHELDELYALTLREALGSDLVLLSGPFGDEVLPDDVYRRLAADLRAAARPVVVDLAGGRLAAALDGGVRLAKVSDAELTSSGQATDASVPALVAAAERLRGAGAESVVVTRAGHASLVLDGATAATVQVPVMEEVDTRGAGDSLTAAIAASLAAGDSLHDAVRLGAAAGALNVTRHGLGTGDAEAIRRLSEQVAIAPIEAGEGSLDSLDELATKVQVDGA from the coding sequence ATGCCCGATGTCATGATCTTCGCGCCGTCTCCGCTCCTGACCGTCACGCTCGAAGGCGACCCGAGCGGAACCGACCTGCACCTCCACGCCGGAGGACAGGGAGTCTGGCAGGCCCGGATGCTCCGGACGCTCGGCTGCTCGGTCTCGATCTGCTCCGTGCTGACCGGCGAGTCCGGCCGCGTGGTGCAACATCTGCTCGAGGACGACGGCATCACCGTGCATGCGGTCATCCGCGAGGGACGGGGCGCCGCCTACGTGCACGACCGGCGCACCGGTGAACGCGCCCCGATCGTCGAACTGGAGGGCGACCCGCTGTCGCGCCACGAGCTCGACGAGTTGTACGCGCTCACCCTGCGCGAGGCGCTCGGCTCCGACCTCGTGCTCCTGAGCGGACCCTTCGGCGACGAAGTGCTCCCCGACGATGTCTACCGGCGCCTCGCGGCCGACCTTCGCGCGGCAGCGCGCCCGGTCGTCGTCGATCTCGCCGGCGGCCGCCTCGCCGCCGCACTCGACGGCGGTGTACGGCTCGCGAAGGTCAGCGACGCCGAGCTCACGAGCTCGGGACAGGCGACGGATGCCTCGGTGCCCGCGCTCGTCGCCGCGGCAGAACGACTCCGGGGGGCCGGCGCGGAGAGCGTCGTCGTGACACGGGCGGGCCACGCCTCGCTCGTGCTCGACGGGGCCACCGCGGCGACCGTGCAGGTACCCGTGATGGAAGAGGTCGACACGAGGGGCGCCGGCGATTCGCTGACGGCCGCGATCGCGGCATCCCTCGCCGCCGGCGACAGCCTCCACGACGCCGTGCGCCTCGGCGCGGCGGCCGGAGCGCTCAACGTCACGAGGCACGGACTCGGCACCGGCGATGCCGAGGCGATCCGCCGCCTCAGCGAACAGGTCGCGATCGCTCCGATCGAGGCCGGTGAAGGGTCGCTCGACTCACTCGACGAGCTCGCGACGAAGGTGCAGGTGGACGGCGCATGA
- a CDS encoding NADPH-dependent F420 reductase, with amino-acid sequence MTERPVVGIFGAGKVGTALARLLVASGHEVLISGSPRQTALDLLVSVVAPGARVATPAELVAAADVIVLAIPFSKAGTLPWESFDGRLVVDAMNYWPAVDGNIAEIDADPRTTSEINAARNPRARLVKSLNHLGYHEMEDDSMSPGSPLRRALAVVGDDDAARAVVAAIIDAIGFDPVDGGALRHGRALEPGHPAFGRELSAGELAVLLTPATTLAA; translated from the coding sequence GTGACCGAGCGGCCGGTGGTGGGGATCTTCGGAGCGGGCAAGGTGGGCACTGCGCTCGCCCGCCTGCTCGTGGCATCCGGTCACGAAGTGCTCATCTCGGGATCGCCCCGCCAGACCGCACTCGACCTCCTCGTCAGCGTCGTGGCCCCCGGCGCCCGCGTCGCGACGCCGGCCGAGCTCGTCGCGGCGGCCGACGTCATCGTCCTGGCGATCCCCTTCAGCAAGGCGGGCACACTGCCGTGGGAGTCGTTCGACGGCCGGTTGGTCGTCGACGCCATGAACTACTGGCCCGCCGTCGACGGCAACATCGCCGAGATCGATGCCGATCCGCGTACCACGAGTGAGATCAACGCCGCCCGCAATCCCCGTGCACGGCTCGTGAAGTCACTGAACCACCTCGGCTACCACGAGATGGAAGACGACAGCATGTCCCCCGGCTCGCCGCTGCGCCGCGCACTCGCGGTCGTCGGCGACGATGACGCAGCTCGAGCCGTCGTCGCCGCGATCATCGACGCGATCGGCTTCGACCCCGTCGACGGCGGTGCGCTCCGCCACGGCCGCGCGCTCGAGCCCGGACACCCCGCCTTCGGACGCGAGCTGTCGGCGGGCGAACTCGCCGTGCTCCTCACCCCTGCAACGACCCTCGCCGCCTGA
- a CDS encoding LLM class flavin-dependent oxidoreductase, with protein MPERYEFGVDTFGDVTMGPDGTPLPHGQVLRNVVEEAVLADRLGLDFFGIGEHHRHEFAVSAPEVVLGTIAGRTERIHLGSAVTVLSSDDPVRVFQRFATLDGLSGGRAEVILGRGSFIESFPLFGYNLDQYQELFEEKLNLFAALLPQEPVTWSGELRPPLTGQVVYPPVEHGRLKTWVGVGGSPESVVRAAHYGLPLVLAIIGGSPARFAPLADLYRRALAQFGHPLQPVAIHSPGFIADTDQEALDTLWPHYQVIIDRIGRERGWGPATREHFESEASTHGALYAGAPETVAQKIAAAMRSIGASRFDLKYSNGTLPHEAMMGSIERYATEVVPRVRELLAATDADDAELDAVASIGRDDRADAAAARELPGD; from the coding sequence ATGCCTGAGCGGTACGAGTTCGGAGTCGACACGTTCGGCGACGTGACGATGGGTCCCGACGGCACACCCCTGCCGCATGGCCAGGTGCTCCGCAACGTCGTCGAGGAGGCGGTGCTCGCCGACCGCCTCGGGCTCGACTTCTTCGGCATCGGCGAACACCACCGGCACGAGTTCGCGGTCTCCGCACCCGAGGTCGTGCTCGGCACCATCGCGGGGCGCACCGAGCGCATCCACCTCGGCTCCGCGGTGACCGTGCTGAGCTCCGACGACCCGGTCCGGGTCTTCCAGCGCTTCGCGACGCTCGACGGGCTCTCCGGCGGGCGGGCCGAGGTGATCCTCGGGCGGGGCTCCTTCATCGAATCGTTCCCCCTCTTCGGCTACAACCTCGACCAGTACCAGGAGCTGTTCGAGGAGAAGCTCAACCTCTTCGCCGCGCTGCTCCCGCAGGAGCCCGTCACGTGGAGCGGCGAACTGCGCCCCCCGCTCACCGGCCAGGTCGTCTACCCGCCGGTCGAGCACGGGCGACTGAAGACCTGGGTCGGCGTGGGCGGCAGCCCCGAGTCGGTCGTGCGCGCCGCGCACTACGGCCTTCCGCTCGTGCTCGCGATCATCGGCGGCAGCCCGGCCCGCTTCGCGCCGCTCGCCGACCTCTACCGTCGCGCGCTCGCCCAGTTCGGCCACCCTCTCCAGCCGGTGGCGATCCACTCACCGGGCTTCATCGCCGACACCGACCAGGAGGCGCTCGACACGCTGTGGCCGCACTACCAGGTGATCATCGACCGCATCGGCCGCGAACGCGGTTGGGGTCCGGCCACCCGCGAGCACTTCGAGTCCGAGGCGAGCACCCACGGCGCACTGTACGCGGGCGCCCCTGAGACCGTGGCGCAGAAGATCGCGGCGGCGATGCGCTCCATCGGCGCCTCGCGCTTCGACCTGAAGTACTCGAACGGCACGCTCCCGCACGAGGCGATGATGGGCAGCATCGAGCGCTACGCCACCGAGGTCGTGCCGCGCGTGCGCGAATTGCTCGCGGCCACTGACGCGGACGACGCCGAACTCGACGCCGTGGCCTCCATCGGCCGCGACGATCGGGCGGATGCCGCGGCTGCACGGGAGCTTCCCGGAGACTGA
- the surE gene encoding 5'/3'-nucleotidase SurE, with amino-acid sequence MTTVLITNDDGIDSPGLHALATAAVAEGLDVVVAAPATQSSGSSASILGAEADGRIHMEPREIAGLTMPCYAVHAAPALIALIAAHGAFGEPPHAVLSGVNRGANIGRAVLHSGTVGAALTAGSNGARGLAVSLDVGMHPDVCHWDAAATVARGVLASLIAAPAGTVLNLNVPNVAEATSPREATLAVFGIVQTTATERGEGEMRLTVADLTGEHDPRSDAALLLDGHSTLTAITAVRDTAMPDGVPVVT; translated from the coding sequence ATGACCACGGTGCTCATCACCAACGACGACGGGATCGACTCGCCCGGCTTGCATGCCCTCGCGACCGCGGCGGTCGCGGAGGGGCTCGACGTCGTGGTCGCCGCGCCCGCGACCCAGTCGAGCGGCAGCAGCGCGTCGATCCTCGGCGCCGAGGCCGACGGGCGGATCCACATGGAACCCCGTGAGATCGCCGGGCTCACGATGCCCTGCTATGCCGTTCACGCGGCACCCGCGCTCATCGCGCTGATCGCTGCGCACGGCGCGTTCGGGGAGCCGCCGCACGCGGTGCTCTCGGGGGTGAACCGCGGTGCCAACATCGGCCGCGCGGTGCTGCACTCCGGCACGGTCGGCGCCGCGCTCACCGCCGGCTCCAATGGTGCACGCGGCCTCGCGGTGTCACTCGATGTCGGCATGCATCCCGACGTCTGCCACTGGGATGCCGCCGCGACCGTCGCCCGCGGCGTGCTCGCCTCCCTGATCGCCGCGCCCGCCGGCACGGTGCTCAACCTGAACGTGCCCAACGTGGCCGAGGCGACATCGCCGCGCGAGGCGACGCTCGCCGTCTTCGGTATCGTGCAGACGACCGCCACCGAACGCGGCGAGGGCGAGATGCGACTCACGGTCGCCGACCTCACGGGCGAACACGATCCCCGCAGCGACGCGGCACTGCTCCTCGACGGGCACTCGACACTCACCGCGATCACCGCGGTGCGCGACACGGCCATGCCCGACGGAGTGCCGGTCGTGACGTGA
- a CDS encoding cation:proton antiporter, producing the protein MHETTLLLIEVGALLLGMSLLGRLALATGISPIPFYLVLGLAFGNGGFVPLDASEEFFQTSAEIGVILLLVLLGLEYTAPELVGSLRSARSAGLVDAALNALPGAALALLLGWGPVAAVALAGVTWVSSSGVIAKLLRDLGRLSNRETPAILAVLVIEDLAMAFYLPVLSAIVVGVSLMQGAISVAVAVAVVTLILYVALRHGHIVSRLFPADEHEPLLLGVLGLTMLVAGLAAEVSVSAAVGAFLVGIALSGRVATNASQVLTPLRDLFAAIFFVFFGLTTDWSELISMLVPALALAGVTIVTKLITGAYAARRAGVGALGQWRAGFSLAPRGEFSIVIAGLAVSAGVAPQLAPLAAAYVLITIIAGTFLARMPDAPWFRAAVLRRRARATA; encoded by the coding sequence ATGCACGAGACCACGCTGCTCCTCATCGAAGTCGGCGCGCTGCTTCTCGGCATGAGCCTGCTCGGGCGCCTCGCCCTCGCCACCGGCATCTCGCCCATCCCGTTCTACCTCGTGCTCGGGCTCGCCTTCGGCAACGGCGGGTTCGTGCCGCTCGACGCGAGCGAGGAGTTCTTCCAGACGAGCGCGGAGATCGGCGTCATCCTCCTGCTCGTGCTGCTCGGCCTCGAATACACGGCGCCCGAGCTCGTCGGCAGCCTCCGCTCCGCCCGCAGTGCCGGGCTCGTCGATGCGGCGCTGAACGCGCTGCCGGGCGCCGCGCTCGCCCTGCTCCTCGGCTGGGGTCCGGTCGCCGCCGTCGCCCTCGCGGGCGTCACGTGGGTGTCGTCGTCGGGCGTGATCGCGAAGCTCCTCCGCGACCTCGGCCGCCTCTCCAACCGCGAGACCCCGGCGATCCTCGCCGTGCTCGTGATCGAAGACCTCGCGATGGCCTTCTACCTGCCCGTGCTGTCGGCGATCGTGGTGGGGGTCAGCCTCATGCAGGGTGCGATCTCGGTGGCGGTCGCCGTCGCGGTCGTCACGCTCATCCTGTACGTCGCGCTCCGCCACGGCCACATCGTGTCGCGGCTCTTCCCCGCGGACGAGCACGAGCCGCTGCTGCTCGGCGTGCTCGGGCTCACGATGCTCGTGGCCGGGCTCGCCGCCGAGGTGAGCGTCTCCGCGGCGGTCGGGGCGTTCCTCGTCGGCATCGCCCTGTCGGGCAGAGTCGCGACGAATGCGAGCCAGGTGCTCACACCGCTGCGCGACCTCTTCGCGGCCATCTTCTTCGTCTTCTTCGGGCTCACGACCGACTGGTCCGAGCTCATCTCGATGCTCGTGCCCGCGCTCGCCCTGGCGGGCGTCACGATCGTCACGAAGCTCATCACCGGCGCCTACGCCGCTCGGCGGGCAGGTGTCGGCGCACTGGGCCAGTGGCGCGCCGGCTTCTCGCTCGCGCCGCGCGGCGAGTTCTCGATCGTGATCGCCGGGCTCGCGGTCAGCGCCGGCGTCGCCCCCCAGCTCGCGCCCCTCGCAGCGGCGTACGTGCTCATCACGATCATCGCGGGCACGTTCCTCGCGCGCATGCCCGATGCTCCGTGGTTCCGCGCGGCCGTGCTGCGGCGGCGCGCGCGGGCGACCGCCTGA
- a CDS encoding GNAT family N-acetyltransferase encodes MPAAALPTLRDGDVTLRPIRARDAKPLERVLLANRSWLRQWEATYPGGGSFIDTRSSIRNLLAHARSGNALPFVIEHDGRLVGQLNVSSITFGSLSSATIGYWVAQDVAGRGITPTAVGLATDHCFEVLHLHRMEICIRPENAPSLRVVEKLGFRYEGLRRRFIHINGEWRDHFAFALVAEEVPHGVLQRWRDGRVPDGAARVNADDLEAATHPLPLADR; translated from the coding sequence ATGCCCGCAGCCGCCCTGCCGACCCTCCGTGACGGCGATGTCACGCTTCGGCCCATCCGCGCTCGCGACGCGAAGCCGCTCGAACGCGTGCTGCTCGCCAATCGGAGCTGGCTGCGCCAGTGGGAGGCGACCTATCCGGGCGGCGGGTCCTTCATCGACACCCGGTCGAGCATCCGCAACCTCCTGGCGCATGCACGCTCGGGCAACGCGCTCCCGTTCGTGATCGAGCACGACGGCCGTCTCGTCGGGCAGCTGAACGTCTCGTCGATCACCTTCGGGTCGCTCTCGTCGGCGACCATCGGCTACTGGGTGGCGCAGGACGTGGCCGGGCGCGGCATCACCCCCACGGCGGTCGGGCTCGCGACCGACCACTGCTTCGAGGTGCTGCACCTGCACCGCATGGAGATCTGCATCCGCCCGGAGAACGCCCCGTCACTTCGAGTCGTCGAGAAGCTCGGGTTCCGCTACGAGGGCCTGCGGCGCCGCTTCATCCACATCAACGGCGAATGGCGCGATCACTTCGCGTTCGCCCTCGTCGCCGAGGAGGTTCCCCACGGAGTGCTCCAGCGCTGGCGCGACGGCCGGGTCCCGGACGGCGCGGCGCGGGTGAACGCCGACGACCTCGAGGCCGCCACGCACCCGCTGCCGCTCGCCGATCGCTGA